The Streptomyces laurentii genome contains a region encoding:
- a CDS encoding regulatory protein (Bacterial transcriptional activator domain; pfam03704;~COG3903 Predicted ATPase;~DNA binding site [nucleotide binding];~NB-ARC domain; pfam00931;~TPR motif;~Tetratricopeptide repeat domain; typically contains34 amino acids [WLF]-X(2)-[LIM]-[GAS]-X(2)-[YLF]-X(8)-[ASE]-X(3)-[FYL]-X(2)-[ASL]-X(4)-[PKE] is the consensus sequence; found in a variety of organisms including bacteria, cyanobacteria, yeast, fungi; cd00189;~Tetratricopeptide repeat; pfam13424;~Transcriptional regulatory protein, C terminal; pfam00486;~binding surface;~identified by MetaGeneAnnotator; putative;~regulatory protein [Streptomyces bingchenggensis BCW-1]) — translation MDREDGPRVPGQRTPKQESGGQAGRNAGTRVNGPAGDTAGDTAVSSVGAAGTAAGMAEATDPVVSGATAGTGTQVSAATGAGTGSDAAAETTADAGTGTDVTTGVASDEAARTAGGENDAATLRFRVLGPVRVSLGDQSLPNGSPQQRALLAALLLREGRTATASELIDAIWGEEPPSQALAAVRTYASRLRKVLGPGVLVSESGGYALRATAGATALDLGEAQDLANEADKLRAAGQRGEARDRLNAALALWDGEALASVPGPYAETQRTRLDEWRLRLLETRLDLDLEVGAHAEAVSELTALTAAHPLRERLRELLMLALYRSGRQAEALAVYADTRRLLADELGVDPNPELSRLQQRILQADAELARPVEESAPAAATIARPAQLPATVPDFTGRDAFVRELGDQLATAEGSVMAVSAVAGIGGVGKTTLAVHVAHAARPHFPDGQLYVDLQGAGARAAAPETVLGAFLRALGTPDSAIPDTVDERAALYRSTLDGRRVLVLLDNARDAAQIRPLLPGTAGCAALVTSRIRMLDLAGAHLVDLDVMSPEEALQLFTRIVGEERVRAEREAALDVVAACGFLPLAIRIAASRLAARRTWTVSVLAAKLADERRRLDELQAGDLAVKATFELGYGQLEPAQARAFRLLGLADGPDISLPAAAAVLDLPEWETEDLLEALVDTSLLESAAPGRYRYHDLLRLYARACAERDEQPPVERELALSRLLDFYLSTAARVYAIERPGDRLVDHLEPTTFDGLTFTDRHAAQDWLYAEADCLLACVRQSASAPGTVRRAVDLLWAALDLGESGANSKEFEAVGSFVREAAHALGDARAEGRALTALAGVHHTAGRFTEADRDAELALPYAEAAGDPVPGCWSANARGIIALYQNRFEEGEVHLAHAIERFRGVGDLPGEASALCNLSRIHLATGRTARAIALAEEGTRIYDSMGHSLRGANGRYALGLALTEAGRLDKAVERLSEALEVFRDSRQRLWEGMTLFRLSEVDIAARRHAQAASNAEMALTVLSGIGGAWRRGNVLTVLGHALQGIGQPGRAQVCWQEALDTFESLGAPEAAGVRRLLTPAAAA, via the coding sequence ATGGACCGTGAGGACGGGCCGCGAGTTCCGGGACAGCGGACTCCGAAGCAGGAATCCGGCGGGCAAGCGGGCCGGAACGCGGGCACACGCGTGAACGGCCCCGCGGGCGACACCGCGGGCGACACCGCGGTTTCCTCCGTGGGCGCGGCCGGTACGGCGGCGGGCATGGCGGAGGCGACCGATCCGGTCGTGTCCGGTGCGACGGCGGGCACGGGCACGCAGGTGTCCGCGGCCACCGGCGCGGGCACGGGCAGCGATGCGGCGGCGGAGACGACGGCCGACGCGGGCACGGGCACGGATGTGACCACGGGCGTGGCCTCGGACGAGGCCGCGAGGACGGCGGGTGGCGAGAACGACGCCGCCACGCTGCGCTTCCGCGTGCTCGGACCCGTCCGCGTGTCCCTCGGCGACCAGTCCCTGCCCAACGGCTCCCCGCAGCAGCGCGCCCTGCTCGCCGCCCTCCTGCTGCGCGAGGGCCGCACCGCCACCGCCTCCGAGCTGATCGACGCCATCTGGGGCGAGGAACCGCCGTCCCAGGCGCTGGCCGCCGTCCGTACGTACGCCTCCCGGCTGCGCAAGGTCCTCGGCCCGGGCGTGCTGGTCAGCGAGTCCGGCGGCTACGCGCTGCGCGCCACCGCCGGCGCCACCGCCCTCGACCTGGGCGAGGCCCAGGACCTGGCCAACGAGGCTGACAAGCTCCGCGCCGCCGGACAGCGCGGCGAGGCCCGCGACCGGCTCAACGCCGCCCTGGCCCTGTGGGACGGCGAAGCACTGGCCTCCGTACCCGGGCCGTACGCCGAGACCCAGCGCACCCGCCTGGACGAGTGGCGGCTCCGGCTCCTGGAGACCCGGCTCGACCTCGACCTGGAGGTCGGCGCCCACGCCGAGGCCGTCTCCGAACTGACCGCGCTCACCGCCGCCCACCCCCTGCGGGAACGGCTGCGCGAGCTGCTCATGCTGGCGCTCTACCGGTCCGGGCGGCAGGCCGAGGCACTGGCCGTGTACGCCGACACCCGCCGGCTCCTCGCCGACGAACTCGGCGTCGACCCCAACCCCGAACTCTCCCGCCTCCAGCAGCGCATCCTCCAGGCCGACGCCGAACTGGCCCGCCCGGTCGAGGAATCCGCCCCGGCCGCCGCCACCATCGCCCGGCCGGCACAGCTTCCGGCCACCGTCCCCGACTTCACCGGCCGCGACGCCTTCGTCCGCGAGCTCGGCGACCAGCTCGCCACCGCCGAGGGCTCCGTCATGGCGGTCTCGGCCGTCGCGGGCATCGGCGGCGTCGGCAAGACGACCCTCGCCGTGCACGTGGCGCACGCCGCCCGGCCGCACTTCCCGGACGGGCAGCTGTACGTCGACCTCCAGGGTGCGGGCGCCCGGGCGGCGGCGCCGGAGACGGTGCTCGGCGCGTTCCTGCGCGCGCTCGGCACCCCGGACTCCGCCATTCCGGACACCGTGGACGAGCGGGCCGCGCTCTACCGCTCCACCCTCGACGGCCGCCGCGTCCTCGTCCTCCTCGACAACGCCCGCGACGCCGCACAGATCCGGCCGCTTCTGCCCGGCACGGCCGGCTGCGCCGCCCTCGTCACCAGCCGCATCCGCATGCTCGACCTGGCCGGAGCGCATCTGGTGGACCTGGACGTCATGTCGCCGGAGGAGGCGCTCCAGCTCTTCACCCGGATCGTGGGCGAGGAGCGGGTGCGGGCCGAACGGGAGGCCGCCCTCGACGTGGTCGCGGCCTGCGGGTTCCTGCCGCTGGCCATCCGTATCGCCGCCTCCCGGCTCGCCGCCCGCCGCACCTGGACGGTCTCCGTCCTCGCCGCGAAGCTCGCCGACGAGCGCCGCCGCCTCGACGAGCTCCAGGCGGGCGACCTCGCCGTCAAGGCCACCTTCGAACTCGGCTATGGCCAGCTGGAACCGGCCCAGGCCCGCGCCTTCCGCCTCCTCGGCCTCGCCGACGGACCCGACATCTCCCTGCCGGCCGCCGCGGCCGTCCTCGACCTGCCCGAGTGGGAGACCGAGGACCTGCTGGAGGCCCTGGTCGACACCAGCCTCCTGGAGTCCGCCGCCCCGGGCCGGTACCGCTACCACGACCTCCTCCGGCTCTACGCGCGTGCATGCGCCGAACGCGACGAACAGCCCCCGGTGGAGCGCGAGCTGGCGCTGTCGCGGCTGCTGGACTTCTACCTGTCGACGGCGGCCCGCGTGTACGCGATCGAGCGCCCTGGCGACCGCCTCGTCGACCACCTGGAGCCGACGACCTTCGACGGTCTCACCTTCACCGACCGCCACGCGGCCCAGGACTGGCTCTACGCCGAGGCCGACTGCCTCCTCGCCTGTGTCCGCCAGTCGGCGTCCGCCCCCGGCACGGTGCGCCGGGCGGTCGACCTCCTGTGGGCAGCGCTGGATCTCGGCGAGTCCGGCGCCAACTCCAAGGAGTTCGAGGCAGTGGGCTCGTTCGTCCGGGAAGCCGCCCACGCTCTCGGTGACGCGCGGGCCGAGGGCCGGGCGCTGACGGCGCTGGCAGGTGTCCACCACACCGCCGGCCGGTTCACCGAGGCCGACCGCGATGCCGAACTGGCTCTTCCCTACGCGGAAGCAGCCGGTGACCCCGTGCCGGGCTGCTGGTCCGCGAACGCCCGGGGCATCATCGCGTTGTACCAGAACCGGTTCGAGGAGGGCGAGGTGCACCTCGCCCACGCCATCGAACGGTTCCGTGGAGTCGGTGACCTGCCCGGCGAGGCGAGCGCGCTGTGCAACCTGTCCCGCATCCACCTGGCCACGGGACGCACGGCGCGGGCCATCGCCCTCGCCGAGGAGGGCACACGAATCTACGACTCGATGGGGCACTCGCTGCGCGGCGCCAACGGCCGCTACGCGCTGGGCCTCGCACTCACCGAGGCCGGGCGTCTGGACAAGGCCGTGGAGCGGCTGAGCGAGGCCCTGGAGGTCTTCCGCGACAGCCGGCAGCGGCTGTGGGAAGGCATGACGCTCTTCCGGCTGTCCGAGGTGGACATCGCGGCGCGGCGCCATGCCCAGGCGGCTTCCAACGCCGAAATGGCGCTCACCGTCCTCAGCGGAATCGGCGGTGCGTGGCGGCGCGGTAACGTCCTGACCGTGCTCGGGCACGCGCTTCAGGGCATAGGACAGCCGGGCCGTGCGCAGGTCTGCTGGCAGGAGGCACTCGATACCTTCGAGTCCCTCGGCGCACCGGAGGCGGCCGGCGTCCGTCGACTGCTGACGCCCGCCGCCGCGGCCTGA
- a CDS encoding hypothetical protein (identified by MetaGeneAnnotator; putative;~sequence version:1), producing the protein MSDSLEKDASVKPQDMHATGGTAEAIVTKDMHATSEPAVDAITAKVVGDGEAAITTMDMHATTEPAK; encoded by the coding sequence ATGAGCGACTCGCTCGAGAAGGACGCGTCCGTGAAGCCTCAGGACATGCACGCCACCGGCGGCACCGCGGAGGCCATCGTCACGAAGGACATGCACGCCACGTCCGAGCCGGCGGTCGACGCGATCACCGCCAAGGTCGTCGGCGACGGCGAGGCGGCCATCACGACGATGGACATGCACGCCACCACGGAGCCGGCCAAGTAG
- a CDS encoding ribosomal RNA small subunit methyltransferase H (identified by MetaGeneAnnotator; putative;~sequence version:1), translated as MGDLPGTWGGCDRKTGTEGSGISPAPPSCFGHCQWMIRQSEADQLFCLTRACEGRFVRIHTSEESDMTRTKRLLAGIALAVAVAAGTATPALADMHAMNDASTYDLHATVAGIGD; from the coding sequence TTGGGGGACCTGCCGGGCACGTGGGGTGGGTGCGACCGGAAGACCGGAACGGAGGGGTCGGGCATCAGCCCGGCCCCTCCGTCGTGTTTCGGCCACTGCCAGTGGATGATCCGACAAAGCGAAGCGGATCAGCTGTTCTGCCTGACCCGCGCGTGCGAGGGTCGCTTTGTACGGATACACACTTCCGAGGAGTCCGACATGACCCGCACCAAGCGCCTTCTGGCCGGAATCGCCCTGGCCGTCGCCGTCGCCGCTGGTACCGCCACGCCCGCGCTGGCCGACATGCACGCGATGAACGACGCGTCCACGTACGACCTCCACGCCACCGTCGCCGGCATCGGCGACTGA